A region of Pirellulales bacterium DNA encodes the following proteins:
- a CDS encoding glycine zipper domain-containing protein translates to MLCLGQSQFFIAACGALLTAGCTSPYYADRGAAFGGLTGAGVGALVGEAVRHPVAGALVGAGVGAVSGAAVGNGLDQIEARNRAAIAATMGRPMPPGAVGINDVIAMSQAGVNEEVIVNHIRYNGVQAPPQTGDLITLQRANVSPRVTAAMQQPPAPPPAGVAMAPPPVMMGPPPPWGYPGYYYPPPPPVGYGYGMAFR, encoded by the coding sequence ATGCTTTGCTTGGGACAATCCCAGTTTTTCATCGCCGCCTGTGGCGCCCTGCTGACCGCGGGCTGCACTTCTCCCTATTACGCCGACCGCGGCGCCGCGTTCGGCGGACTGACGGGCGCCGGCGTGGGCGCTCTGGTGGGCGAAGCCGTGCGGCATCCGGTCGCCGGGGCCCTCGTAGGAGCGGGCGTGGGCGCCGTGTCCGGAGCGGCGGTCGGAAACGGCCTCGATCAAATCGAAGCCCGCAACCGGGCCGCCATCGCCGCCACGATGGGCCGGCCGATGCCGCCGGGGGCTGTCGGCATCAACGATGTGATCGCGATGTCGCAGGCCGGCGTCAACGAAGAGGTGATCGTCAATCACATTCGCTACAACGGAGTTCAGGCGCCGCCGCAGACGGGCGATCTGATCACGTTGCAGCGGGCCAACGTCAGTCCACGTGTGACCGCCGCGATGCAACAACCACCGGCTCCGCCGCCAGCGGGAGTCGCCATGGCGCCGCCGCCCGTCATGATGGGCCCGCCGCCACCCTGGGGTTATCCGGGCTATTACTATCCGCCGCCGCCGCCGGTCGGTTACGGGTACGGCATGGCGTTTCGGTAG
- the fusA gene encoding elongation factor G, translating into MAQSLENLRNIGIVAHIDAGKTTVTERMLYYAGATHRMGEVDKGTTETDFDPEEQQRGITIYSASVSFSWKQFAVNLIDTPGHVDFTAEVERSLRVLDGGVVVFSAREGVEAQSETVWRQADRYHVPRIAFINKMDREGADFHSTLDEIRDRLEANPVAIQIPVGVGPPHIAGAFRGIIDLVTMKFLTFTPESMGKEVVESEIPDDLLDETRLWRDQMLEKLYDYSNELMELALAESPVPDELVRRVLRDATTHRLIVPVLCGSALDHIGIQPLLDAVGHYLPSPLDRPPVKGTDPQKPGKELQRKPSNDEPFCGLVFKVVADKHGDLNFVRIYSGVLKANTRAYNPGQDKKENVAQLWHVQASRKEQVPQVETGDIVGIIGLRNSVTGDTLCDAKQPILLESIQFPETVMAMAIEPETSAERKKLADTLEMLKRQDPTFRAATSEETGQTIISGMGELHLEVIKHRLLRDFNLNVKVKKPQVSYRETIKQAVEVTGECNQHVAGQLLFARVTIRMEPQLTGERAVSVLPGKSEGIPPELLSAVLDALNQEAEGGGSLGYPLMKVRITVLGGETSEVGSNEIAFRRAAADAFRTGLREAGIVLLEPIMKLEILTPEEHLGDIVSDLQQRRAVITETLVRGRNTVIEAEAPLANLFGYSSAIRSLSQGRASCSMEPTAYGPAPEDVLKAFT; encoded by the coding sequence ATGGCTCAGAGCTTAGAAAACCTGCGAAACATCGGCATTGTCGCCCACATCGACGCCGGCAAGACCACGGTCACCGAGCGGATGCTCTACTACGCCGGCGCCACGCACCGCATGGGCGAGGTCGATAAGGGGACGACCGAGACCGACTTCGATCCCGAAGAGCAGCAGCGCGGCATCACCATCTATTCGGCCAGCGTCAGCTTTTCGTGGAAGCAGTTCGCCGTTAATTTGATCGACACGCCGGGCCACGTCGATTTTACGGCCGAGGTGGAGCGCAGCCTGCGCGTGCTCGACGGCGGAGTGGTGGTGTTCAGTGCCCGCGAAGGCGTCGAGGCCCAGAGCGAAACCGTCTGGCGGCAGGCCGACCGCTACCACGTGCCTCGCATCGCCTTCATCAACAAAATGGACCGCGAGGGGGCCGATTTCCACAGCACGCTCGATGAAATCCGCGACCGGCTGGAAGCGAACCCCGTGGCCATCCAGATTCCCGTCGGCGTCGGGCCGCCGCATATTGCGGGCGCGTTTCGCGGCATCATCGACCTGGTGACGATGAAGTTCCTCACCTTTACGCCGGAGAGCATGGGCAAAGAAGTCGTCGAGTCGGAAATCCCGGACGACCTGCTCGACGAGACAAGATTGTGGCGCGACCAGATGCTGGAGAAGCTCTATGATTACAGCAATGAGTTGATGGAGCTGGCCTTGGCCGAATCGCCCGTGCCCGACGAATTGGTGCGGCGGGTGCTGCGCGATGCGACCACGCACCGGTTGATCGTTCCGGTGCTGTGCGGCTCGGCGCTCGATCATATCGGCATTCAGCCGCTGCTCGACGCGGTCGGCCATTACCTGCCCAGCCCGCTCGACCGCCCGCCGGTGAAAGGCACCGATCCGCAAAAGCCCGGCAAAGAACTGCAGCGCAAGCCCTCCAACGACGAACCCTTCTGCGGTCTGGTGTTCAAGGTCGTGGCCGACAAACATGGCGACCTGAACTTTGTGCGAATCTATTCCGGCGTGCTGAAGGCCAACACGCGGGCCTACAATCCCGGCCAAGACAAGAAAGAAAACGTGGCCCAGCTCTGGCACGTGCAGGCCAGCCGGAAAGAACAAGTCCCGCAGGTCGAAACCGGCGACATCGTGGGGATCATCGGCCTGCGAAATTCCGTCACCGGCGACACGCTCTGCGACGCCAAGCAGCCGATTCTGTTGGAATCGATCCAGTTCCCTGAAACCGTCATGGCGATGGCCATCGAGCCGGAGACCTCCGCCGAAAGAAAAAAGCTGGCCGACACCTTGGAAATGCTCAAGCGACAGGATCCGACGTTCCGGGCCGCCACCAGCGAAGAGACCGGGCAAACCATCATCAGCGGCATGGGCGAATTGCACTTGGAGGTCATCAAGCACCGCCTGCTGCGAGACTTCAACCTGAACGTCAAAGTCAAAAAACCGCAGGTCAGCTATCGCGAGACGATCAAGCAGGCGGTCGAAGTGACCGGAGAGTGCAACCAGCATGTCGCCGGCCAACTGCTGTTTGCCCGCGTGACCATCCGCATGGAGCCGCAGCTCACGGGCGAGCGGGCGGTGAGCGTGCTGCCGGGCAAATCAGAAGGCATTCCGCCGGAGTTGTTGTCCGCCGTGCTCGACGCCTTGAATCAAGAAGCCGAAGGCGGCGGTTCGCTGGGCTATCCGCTGATGAAGGTGAGAATCACGGTGCTGGGCGGCGAGACGAGCGAGGTGGGTTCCAACGAGATCGCCTTTCGCCGGGCGGCGGCCGACGCTTTCCGCACCGGGCTGCGAGAGGCCGGCATCGTGCTCTTGGAGCCGATCATGAAGCTCGAAATCTTGACGCCCGAAGAACACTTGGGCGACATCGTGAGCGACTTGCAGCAGCGTCGGGCGGTGATTACCGAGACGTTGGTCCGCGGGCGAAACACGGTGATCGAGGCCGAGGCGCCGCTGGCCAATTTGTTTGGCTATTCCAGCGCCATCCGCAGCTTGAGCCAGGGCCGGGCGTCGTGTTCGATGGAGCCGACCGCCTACGGGCCTGCACCTGAGGACGTGCTCAAGGCGTTCACGTAG